Below is a genomic region from bacterium.
GACTCCTCGCGGAACTTTAGTTATCAATGGCGTAGAACGCGTTGTAGTTTCTCAGTTGATCAAATCTCCTGGCGTATTCTTCACAACCGAATACTTAAAAGGCAAAGATTTATACGGCGCAAAGATCGTCCCTAACCGCGGCGCGTGGTTGGAGCTCGATACCGACGCTGCCGGAGTGATCGGCGTAAAGATCGATCGCAAGCGACGCATTCCGGTAACTGCATTGCTTCGTATTTTTGGTCTGAAGACTAACGAACAAATTATCGAAGCCTTTAAAGATGTAGATACCAATCCGGAAATTAAATATATTCAGAACACTTTGGATAAAGACGCTTCTTCTAATGCCGACGAAGGTTATAAAGAAGTGTACAAGCGTATTCGTCCGGGCGATCTGGCAACCGTAGATAACGCGCGTTCGTTAATTGACGCGATGTTCTTTAACTTTGACCGATATGACTTATCTGAAGTCGGTCGTTATAAATTCAATCAGCGTTTAGAATTCCCAGAAGATCATGACGGCCGCATTTTGGATTTGGAAGATATGGTTGCAGTAGTGAAAGAGATTATCAAACTCAATAATACAGGTGCTCCTGCAGATGATATCGATCACTTGGCAAACCGCCGCATTCGCGCGGTTGGTGAGCTTATTCAGACCCGCTATCGCGTCGGCTTGGCGCGCATGGCCCGCATTAGCAAGGACCGTATGTCTTTAGCTGACTTGGAAACAGTTACTCCTGCGCAATTAATTCACGTTCGTCCTATTGTGGCTAGTACTCAAGAGTTTTTCTCTTCATCTCAGCTATCTCAGTTTATGGACCAGACCAATCCTTTGGCAGAACTCGAACACAAGCGCCGCTTGTCTGCGATGGGTCCTGGTGGCCTATCACGCGAACGCGCAGGCTTCGAAGTTCGCGACGTACACCGTTCTCACTATGGTCGTTTGTGTCCGATCACAACTCCCGAAGGTCCAAACATCGGTTTGGTAGCTCACTTGGCAACTTACGCCCGCATTAATGATTTTGGGTTTATAGAAACCCCTTATCAATTGGTCAAACGTTTTGCAAAGAATGACGGCAAAGACGCAGTAGGCGAAATTGCTCTTTATGATGTCAAAGACGCAAGCGGCTCTGTAGTTGTTAGCGCAGGCACTAAGATGACCGACGCAGACGCGAAGAAATTGCAAAAGATTGAAGACTTGGACCGTGTTCAGGTGAAGAGCCGCCTTACCAAAGACACCGCCTTTATGGATGCATACGAAGAAGAGAAGCTTACTATCGGTACGGCTAACTTAGCTACGGACGAAGAAGGGTTCTTTACCGAAGAGCGCGCGTCAGTACGTGTACGCGGCGTGCCGACCATTGCTGACGTCGAACAGGTTGACTGTATTGATATTTCTCCAAAACAAATTATTTCTGTAACTACTTCTCTAATTCCTTTCTTGGAACATGACGATGCTAACCGTGCCCTTATGGGTTCGAACATGCAACGTCAGGCTGTGTCTTGTATCGTACCTCGTTCTCCGATTGTGGGGACTGGTATGGAAGCAAAAGCAGCCCGCGATTCTGGTCAGGTAATTTTGGCCGAAGAAGCTGGAACTGTTACTAGCGTTGGCGGCGGGAAAATTGCCATGAAAGGCGATTCCGGCAAAAACTACGAATATACTTTATTAAAATACGTTCGCACTAACAGCGGTACTTCCTTAAACCAAATTGCGCGTGTAGACAAAGGCCAAAAAGTAAAAGCCGGCGATGTACTGGCAGACGGTACTTCTACTCAGCACGGCGAATTGGCCCTTGGGCAAAACGTACTGGTTGCGTTTATGTCCTGGGAAGGCGGCAACTATGAAGACGCTATTCTATTGTCCAGCCGATTAGTTCAGGATGATTACTACACCTCAGTTCACATCGAAGACTTTAAGATCGATGTACGCGATACCAAGCTGGGGCCGGAGTTAGTTACCCGCGACATTCCAAATGTTGGAG
It encodes:
- a CDS encoding DNA-directed RNA polymerase subunit beta, which gives rise to MPNLIEVQLNSYKWFFEHGLKELLAEINPIHDFTGKNLELYFGDYYFDKPKYDEITARERNTTYEAPLYVSAKLVNKVTGKTKTQDVYFGDFPLMTPRGTLVINGVERVVVSQLIKSPGVFFTTEYLKGKDLYGAKIVPNRGAWLELDTDAAGVIGVKIDRKRRIPVTALLRIFGLKTNEQIIEAFKDVDTNPEIKYIQNTLDKDASSNADEGYKEVYKRIRPGDLATVDNARSLIDAMFFNFDRYDLSEVGRYKFNQRLEFPEDHDGRILDLEDMVAVVKEIIKLNNTGAPADDIDHLANRRIRAVGELIQTRYRVGLARMARISKDRMSLADLETVTPAQLIHVRPIVASTQEFFSSSQLSQFMDQTNPLAELEHKRRLSAMGPGGLSRERAGFEVRDVHRSHYGRLCPITTPEGPNIGLVAHLATYARINDFGFIETPYQLVKRFAKNDGKDAVGEIALYDVKDASGSVVVSAGTKMTDADAKKLQKIEDLDRVQVKSRLTKDTAFMDAYEEEKLTIGTANLATDEEGFFTEERASVRVRGVPTIADVEQVDCIDISPKQIISVTTSLIPFLEHDDANRALMGSNMQRQAVSCIVPRSPIVGTGMEAKAARDSGQVILAEEAGTVTSVGGGKIAMKGDSGKNYEYTLLKYVRTNSGTSLNQIARVDKGQKVKAGDVLADGTSTQHGELALGQNVLVAFMSWEGGNYEDAILLSSRLVQDDYYTSVHIEDFKIDVRDTKLGPELVTRDIPNVGDEKLKNLDDEGVIRVGAQVKAGDILVGKITPKGETDLTAEEKLLRVIFGEKSRDVKDTSLTLPHGEYGKVVNIREFSRDNGDKLQSGVIRSIQVSIAVLRKIQVGDKMAGRHGNKGVISRIIPVEDMPYMADGTSVDIILNPLGIVSRMNLGQVLETHLGFAAHKLGYKVATPVLDGLTEEQIKDELEKAGVSRTGKVTLFDGKTGDQFDEPVTVGMKYMLKLHHLVDDKMHARSTGPYSLITQQPLGGKAQMGGQRFGEMEVWALEGYGAAHTLQEMLTIKSDDVVGRSKTYESIVKGEPIKKPNVPESFRVLVKELQSLGLDVELLGESGDMMSATAEPDVEGGEAAEANGETPVTVAQSGPSLFDEPAKPAKSKKKKE